A stretch of the Xiphias gladius isolate SHS-SW01 ecotype Sanya breed wild chromosome 19, ASM1685928v1, whole genome shotgun sequence genome encodes the following:
- the p2rx7 gene encoding P2X purinoceptor 7 isoform X1, translating into MPCRGLLALCQYDTNKLVRIQSVRLGSLKWGLNGTVLLFICIMMLWNRSYQEFDLVVSSVTAKVKGVAQAHLPGVGDVVWDVVDYSGPSQEKNSFFVVTNVIVTKNQKQGKCPEVPLKGRLCQTDKDCERGAWDKQSHGIQTGSCVRFTLLKKTCEVSAWCPIETKTAPPRPALLAAAENFTVLIKNNIRFPAFNFIRRNILPEMNDAYLRSCQRGNDSLCPIFRLGDVVREAGERFSEMAVEGGVIGILIKWDCNLDRLMQRCLPRYSFRRLDEKESNKTLYPGLNFRYAKYNTVNGVEERTLYKVFGIRFDVMVFGQAGRFSFIQLIIYIGSTLSYYALTTLLLDWLIGTRCYSAEVGQNYSERKVEPVQDKQKCILCVSYVDENNVRLVKRSQKKSLQDVKPMSVQPRKEDTGHLRAVLCLLQPGVGVDRGAEPPLDRKADPKPKPHRPAWCKCDCCNPSSLPQEELCCRRSDGACVTSSPLFEQLVLHHPLLEAVLLYRDPLSPPADRGQTTALRHCAYRQYISWRFGVPPNDTHPAIPSCCVWRVREEYPSPDGRYSGFEPARTVSMKACTNGEL; encoded by the exons ATGCCGTGCCGCGGCTTGCTCGCTCTGTGTCAGTACGACACCAACAAGCTGGTCCGGATCCAGAGCGTCCGGCTCGGCTCCCTGAAGTGGGGCCTGAACGGGACCGTCCTGCTGTTCATCTG CATCATGATGCTGTGGAACAGAAGCTACCAGGAGTTTGACCTGGTGGTGAGCTCGGTCACCGCCAAGGTGAAGGGTGTAGCTCAGGCGCACCTGCCCGGGGTCGGGGACGTGGTCTGGGATGTGGTGGACTACAGCGGACCCTCGCAG gaaaaaaactCCTTCTTTGTGGTGACCAATGTCATTGTGACAAAGAATCAGAAGCAGGGAAAATGCCCAGAG GTTCCCCTTAAGGGCAGACTGTGTCAGACCGATAAGGACTGTGAGAGAGGAGCCTGGGACAAGCAGAGCCATG GGATTCAGACGGGCTCATGTGTGAGGTTCACCTTGTTGAAGAAAACCTGTGAGGTTTCTGCCTGGTGTCCGATAGAAACCAAGACCGCCCCTCCGAG GCCTGCTCTGCTGGCGGCGGCCGAGAACTTCACAGTCCTcatcaaaaacaacatcagGTTCCCTGCCTTCAACTTCATCCG GAGGAACATCCTCCCGGAGATGAACGACGCCTACCTGAGGAGCTGTCAGAGAGGAAACGACTCGCTGTGTCCGATCTTCAGATTGGGAGACGTGGTTCGAGAGGCCGGGGAAAGGTTCTCTGAAATGGCCGTAGAG GGTGGCGTCATCGGCATCCTGATCAAGTGGGACTGCAACCTGGACCGGCTCATGCAGCGCTGCCTGCCCAGATACTCCTTCAGACGGCTGGACGAGAAGGAGAGCAACAAGACGCTGTACCCCGGCCTCAACTTCAG GTATGCAAAGTACAACACAGTGAACGGAGTGGAGGAGCGAACGCTGTACAAAGTATTCGGGATCAGGTTTGACGTCATGGTGTTCGGACAG GCGGGAAGGTTCAGCTTCATTCAGCTCATCATCTACATCGGATCAACGCTGTCGTACTACGCTCTG ACGACCCTGTTGCTCGACTGGCTGATTGGAACCAGGTGTTACTCTGCAGAGGTCGGACAAAACTACTCCGAGAGGAAAGTGGAGCCCGTCCAGGACAAACAGAAG TGTATCCTCTGCGTGTCCTACGTTGATGAGAACAACGTTCGACTGGTGAAGCGATCGCAGAAGAAAAGTCTACAAGACGTCAAACCAATGTCTGTTCAGCCGCGTAAG GAGGACACAGGTCACCTGAGAGCCGTTCTCTGTCTGCTGCAGCCGGGCGTCGGTGTGGATCGTGGCGCTGAGCCTCCCCTCGACCGCAAAGCCGACCCGAAGCCCAAACCGCATCGTCCAGCCTGGTGTAAGTGCGACTGCTGcaatccctcctctctcccgcAGGAGGAGCTGTGCTGCAGGCGGAGCGACGGCGCCTGCGTCACCTCGTCTCCTCTGTTTGAGCAGCTGGTGTTACATCACCCCCTGCTGGAGGCTGTCCTTCTCTACCGGGACCCTCTGTCTCCACCTGCTGATCGAGGCCAGACCACCGCGCTGCGCCACTGCGCCTACAGGCAGTACATCAGCTGGAGATTCGGAGTCCCACCTAACGACACCCACCCCGCCATCCCCAGCTGCTGCGTTTGGAGAGTCAGGGAGGAGTACCCGAGCCCAGACGGACGGTACAGCGGCTTCGAACCCGCCAGGACGGTGTCCATGAAGGCCTGCACCAACGGAGAGCT ATGA
- the p2rx7 gene encoding P2X purinoceptor 7 isoform X2 — protein MPCRGLLALCQYDTNKLVRIQSVRLGSLKWGLNGTVLLFICIMMLWNRSYQEFDLVVSSVTAKVKGVAQAHLPGVGDVVWDVVDYSGPSQEKNSFFVVTNVIVTKNQKQGKCPEVPLKGRLCQTDKDCERGAWDKQSHGIQTGSCVRFTLLKKTCEVSAWCPIETKTAPPRPALLAAAENFTVLIKNNIRFPAFNFIRRNILPEMNDAYLRSCQRGNDSLCPIFRLGDVVREAGERFSEMAVEGGVIGILIKWDCNLDRLMQRCLPRYSFRRLDEKESNKTLYPGLNFRYAKYNTVNGVEERTLYKVFGIRFDVMVFGQAGRFSFIQLIIYIGSTLSYYALTTLLLDWLIGTRCYSAEVGQNYSERKVEPVQDKQKCILCVSYVDENNVRLVKRSQKKSLQDVKPMSVQPRKEDTGHLRAVLCLLQPGVGVDRGAEPPLDRKADPKPKPHRPAWSGVTSPPAGGCPSLPGPSVSTC, from the exons ATGCCGTGCCGCGGCTTGCTCGCTCTGTGTCAGTACGACACCAACAAGCTGGTCCGGATCCAGAGCGTCCGGCTCGGCTCCCTGAAGTGGGGCCTGAACGGGACCGTCCTGCTGTTCATCTG CATCATGATGCTGTGGAACAGAAGCTACCAGGAGTTTGACCTGGTGGTGAGCTCGGTCACCGCCAAGGTGAAGGGTGTAGCTCAGGCGCACCTGCCCGGGGTCGGGGACGTGGTCTGGGATGTGGTGGACTACAGCGGACCCTCGCAG gaaaaaaactCCTTCTTTGTGGTGACCAATGTCATTGTGACAAAGAATCAGAAGCAGGGAAAATGCCCAGAG GTTCCCCTTAAGGGCAGACTGTGTCAGACCGATAAGGACTGTGAGAGAGGAGCCTGGGACAAGCAGAGCCATG GGATTCAGACGGGCTCATGTGTGAGGTTCACCTTGTTGAAGAAAACCTGTGAGGTTTCTGCCTGGTGTCCGATAGAAACCAAGACCGCCCCTCCGAG GCCTGCTCTGCTGGCGGCGGCCGAGAACTTCACAGTCCTcatcaaaaacaacatcagGTTCCCTGCCTTCAACTTCATCCG GAGGAACATCCTCCCGGAGATGAACGACGCCTACCTGAGGAGCTGTCAGAGAGGAAACGACTCGCTGTGTCCGATCTTCAGATTGGGAGACGTGGTTCGAGAGGCCGGGGAAAGGTTCTCTGAAATGGCCGTAGAG GGTGGCGTCATCGGCATCCTGATCAAGTGGGACTGCAACCTGGACCGGCTCATGCAGCGCTGCCTGCCCAGATACTCCTTCAGACGGCTGGACGAGAAGGAGAGCAACAAGACGCTGTACCCCGGCCTCAACTTCAG GTATGCAAAGTACAACACAGTGAACGGAGTGGAGGAGCGAACGCTGTACAAAGTATTCGGGATCAGGTTTGACGTCATGGTGTTCGGACAG GCGGGAAGGTTCAGCTTCATTCAGCTCATCATCTACATCGGATCAACGCTGTCGTACTACGCTCTG ACGACCCTGTTGCTCGACTGGCTGATTGGAACCAGGTGTTACTCTGCAGAGGTCGGACAAAACTACTCCGAGAGGAAAGTGGAGCCCGTCCAGGACAAACAGAAG TGTATCCTCTGCGTGTCCTACGTTGATGAGAACAACGTTCGACTGGTGAAGCGATCGCAGAAGAAAAGTCTACAAGACGTCAAACCAATGTCTGTTCAGCCGCGTAAG GAGGACACAGGTCACCTGAGAGCCGTTCTCTGTCTGCTGCAGCCGGGCGTCGGTGTGGATCGTGGCGCTGAGCCTCCCCTCGACCGCAAAGCCGACCCGAAGCCCAAACCGCATCGTCCAGCCTGGT CTGGTGTTACATCACCCCCTGCTGGAGGCTGTCCTTCTCTACCGGGACCCTCTGTCTCCACCTGCTGA
- the gstt1a gene encoding glutathione S-transferase theta-1a isoform X1: MMELYLDLLSQPCRSVFLFAKVVGIPFEFKLVDLAAGQQYSKEFGQVSMVRKVPVMKDGSFILTESIAILQYLVQKYSSSVADHWYPADLQQRARVNEYLSWQHMNLRAHGSKVFLLRSLFRFIMGSEVPKDKMDDAVADLQQSLNLLEGKFLQGKLFIVGDKISLADLVAIVEIMQPFGTGLDVFEGRPQLIAWRERVKKELGEKLFDEAHEDIMKVSNLPQKMQENRDMELLRPKFQKIFS, from the exons ATGATGGAGCTCTATCTTGACCTGCTCTCCCAGCCCTGCCGCTCCGTCTTCCTGTTTGCTAAAGTGGTCGGGATTCCTTTTGAGTTTAAGCTTGTTGACCTCGCTGCAG gTCAGCAGTACAGCAAGGAGTTTGGCCAAGTCAGCATGGTTAGGAAGGTTCCTGTCATGAAGGATGGAAGCTTCATTCTGACGGAAAG CATTGCGATCCTGCAGTACCTGGTGCAGAAATACTCCTCGTCAGTGGCAGATCACTGGTATCCAGCTGACCTGCAGCAGCGAGCCCGTGTTAATGAATACCTCTCCTGGCAGCACATGAACCTCAGGGCTCACGGGTCAAAGGTCTTCCTTCTCAGG TCTCTGTTTCGTTTCATCATGGGCTCTGAGGTCCCGAAGGACAAGATGGACGACGCTGTGGCGGATCTGCAGCAGTCGCTCAACCTGCTGGAGGGGAAATTCCTGCAGGGCAAACTGTTCATCGTCGGCGACAAAATCTCTCTGGCTGATCTGGTGGCTATAGTTGAGATCATGCAG CCTTTTGGAACTGGCCTGGATGTGTTTGAAGGCCGGCCACAGCTGATCGCCTGGCGAGAGCGAGTGAAGAAGGAGTTGGGTGAAAAGCTTTTTGACGAAGCTCACGAGGATATCATGAAGGTGAGCAACCTGCCGCAGAAGATGCAGGAGAACAGAGACATGGAGCTGCTCAGACCAAAATTTCAGAAGATTTTCAGCTGA
- the p2rx7 gene encoding P2X purinoceptor 7 isoform X3 produces MPCRGLLALCQYDTNKLVRIQSVRLGSLKWGLNGTVLLFICIMMLWNRSYQEFDLVVSSVTAKVKGVAQAHLPGVGDVVWDVVDYSGPSQEKNSFFVVTNVIVTKNQKQGKCPEVPLKGRLCQTDKDCERGAWDKQSHGIQTGSCVRFTLLKKTCEVSAWCPIETKTAPPRPALLAAAENFTVLIKNNIRFPAFNFIRRNILPEMNDAYLRSCQRGNDSLCPIFRLGDVVREAGERFSEMAVEGGVIGILIKWDCNLDRLMQRCLPRYSFRRLDEKESNKTLYPGLNFRYAKYNTVNGVEERTLYKVFGIRFDVMVFGQAGRFSFIQLIIYIGSTLSYYALTTLLLDWLIGTRCYSAEVGQNYSERKVEPVQDKQKCILCVSYVDENNVRLVKRSQKKSLQDVKPMSVQPRKEDTGHLRAVLCLLQPGVGVDRGAEPPLDRKADPKPKPHRPAWYDERG; encoded by the exons ATGCCGTGCCGCGGCTTGCTCGCTCTGTGTCAGTACGACACCAACAAGCTGGTCCGGATCCAGAGCGTCCGGCTCGGCTCCCTGAAGTGGGGCCTGAACGGGACCGTCCTGCTGTTCATCTG CATCATGATGCTGTGGAACAGAAGCTACCAGGAGTTTGACCTGGTGGTGAGCTCGGTCACCGCCAAGGTGAAGGGTGTAGCTCAGGCGCACCTGCCCGGGGTCGGGGACGTGGTCTGGGATGTGGTGGACTACAGCGGACCCTCGCAG gaaaaaaactCCTTCTTTGTGGTGACCAATGTCATTGTGACAAAGAATCAGAAGCAGGGAAAATGCCCAGAG GTTCCCCTTAAGGGCAGACTGTGTCAGACCGATAAGGACTGTGAGAGAGGAGCCTGGGACAAGCAGAGCCATG GGATTCAGACGGGCTCATGTGTGAGGTTCACCTTGTTGAAGAAAACCTGTGAGGTTTCTGCCTGGTGTCCGATAGAAACCAAGACCGCCCCTCCGAG GCCTGCTCTGCTGGCGGCGGCCGAGAACTTCACAGTCCTcatcaaaaacaacatcagGTTCCCTGCCTTCAACTTCATCCG GAGGAACATCCTCCCGGAGATGAACGACGCCTACCTGAGGAGCTGTCAGAGAGGAAACGACTCGCTGTGTCCGATCTTCAGATTGGGAGACGTGGTTCGAGAGGCCGGGGAAAGGTTCTCTGAAATGGCCGTAGAG GGTGGCGTCATCGGCATCCTGATCAAGTGGGACTGCAACCTGGACCGGCTCATGCAGCGCTGCCTGCCCAGATACTCCTTCAGACGGCTGGACGAGAAGGAGAGCAACAAGACGCTGTACCCCGGCCTCAACTTCAG GTATGCAAAGTACAACACAGTGAACGGAGTGGAGGAGCGAACGCTGTACAAAGTATTCGGGATCAGGTTTGACGTCATGGTGTTCGGACAG GCGGGAAGGTTCAGCTTCATTCAGCTCATCATCTACATCGGATCAACGCTGTCGTACTACGCTCTG ACGACCCTGTTGCTCGACTGGCTGATTGGAACCAGGTGTTACTCTGCAGAGGTCGGACAAAACTACTCCGAGAGGAAAGTGGAGCCCGTCCAGGACAAACAGAAG TGTATCCTCTGCGTGTCCTACGTTGATGAGAACAACGTTCGACTGGTGAAGCGATCGCAGAAGAAAAGTCTACAAGACGTCAAACCAATGTCTGTTCAGCCGCGTAAG GAGGACACAGGTCACCTGAGAGCCGTTCTCTGTCTGCTGCAGCCGGGCGTCGGTGTGGATCGTGGCGCTGAGCCTCCCCTCGACCGCAAAGCCGACCCGAAGCCCAAACCGCATCGTCCAGCCTGGT ATGATGAACGGGGGTGA
- the gstt1a gene encoding glutathione S-transferase theta-1a isoform X2 — protein MVRKVPVMKDGSFILTESIAILQYLVQKYSSSVADHWYPADLQQRARVNEYLSWQHMNLRAHGSKVFLLRSLFRFIMGSEVPKDKMDDAVADLQQSLNLLEGKFLQGKLFIVGDKISLADLVAIVEIMQPFGTGLDVFEGRPQLIAWRERVKKELGEKLFDEAHEDIMKVSNLPQKMQENRDMELLRPKFQKIFS, from the exons ATGGTTAGGAAGGTTCCTGTCATGAAGGATGGAAGCTTCATTCTGACGGAAAG CATTGCGATCCTGCAGTACCTGGTGCAGAAATACTCCTCGTCAGTGGCAGATCACTGGTATCCAGCTGACCTGCAGCAGCGAGCCCGTGTTAATGAATACCTCTCCTGGCAGCACATGAACCTCAGGGCTCACGGGTCAAAGGTCTTCCTTCTCAGG TCTCTGTTTCGTTTCATCATGGGCTCTGAGGTCCCGAAGGACAAGATGGACGACGCTGTGGCGGATCTGCAGCAGTCGCTCAACCTGCTGGAGGGGAAATTCCTGCAGGGCAAACTGTTCATCGTCGGCGACAAAATCTCTCTGGCTGATCTGGTGGCTATAGTTGAGATCATGCAG CCTTTTGGAACTGGCCTGGATGTGTTTGAAGGCCGGCCACAGCTGATCGCCTGGCGAGAGCGAGTGAAGAAGGAGTTGGGTGAAAAGCTTTTTGACGAAGCTCACGAGGATATCATGAAGGTGAGCAACCTGCCGCAGAAGATGCAGGAGAACAGAGACATGGAGCTGCTCAGACCAAAATTTCAGAAGATTTTCAGCTGA